The following proteins come from a genomic window of Andrena cerasifolii isolate SP2316 chromosome 6, iyAndCera1_principal, whole genome shotgun sequence:
- the LOC143370228 gene encoding uncharacterized protein LOC143370228 yields the protein MSETGMKGSSEMESQDTCSESLEQCKSLNNTVGSSTNESQDFHLVDLDEEGFSDKSVEVPKETQAEDVSSSCLSDKTEAIKGGIEGTVEVDKGTEADVGKKKFLGEEDAQKVESSAVTENESGAGDAGNSENKSKHSDEEEEIVQCTPPEVYSPSKKQAPSTPATSLLKRKAGSFDEPPTKILRTLSREDASEKRELEEEESSHSFKSEDSHQEFPKNCSDKSIIIAETQDAAEDEDVEATLEKHSKDEEEIKDGKVSESQIKDYEMDKNENFNDASKMNDAITNKESKEKTCDMKNVPPSNDSSSSPVQTAEKDSTAASKAVTVEAAKSDINNKNSDSLKPAGDKDTKVAHSEKTEDKENGIESARHTGSEQKGTEAQETSMPKKTANESHCTMNSTNTCKSRNSIEVIYDRTTVQEVKSKCKEIVEIDEDGEKIVLDSSQEDSDSKPENKNVLDNTKAETIYKSCYDSKSSSDFSYKSLEHTKESSIDSMRSSSKLVNGSTESKRCDTDSTASLQSDTFSDIPAVLEKADSNIATFVHNVNKQHKPVASVSKDNDHADLLSVSDQEPDVYIVDDKNKSNLNHSNSLAKALQVEKEIGIYVRMKCLLHVDEGTKEFLGKEITGVQCEPITEPTLIRQKNNDTSTSLADISGNDNKDASPGSVNSNPQLYPLNPSSRLSFASTISSLSSGSSAASLAAKLAMRDSTHFSLPRAPAKHAKKHAQDLQSFNDKQAMDEAYERLTKEWQNSHLLTTTILNFANTELSGIDTHNISNERIDDQLQKIRSSTPEVPQEVQAQTPKSSKKSKAVKRPRSKSTKLDNQANGLNKDSVKIMNPTESSNTPNRKKNKIEHSDSTPVIVELPKKSLSQAEDDLIGNTVFAKWSDNNYYPGTVIDKVKAKYKVNFYDGKSKVLIEDFVITIPQVLKEGLSVYATTKSDDYGSCGIITNVQTVNNEVYYTVETDEGEKLQVQVKDIFLSSDQAQVLKEEIGSETKSVPSTPKHLSQITLDNMVDGKRRSKRISTPVFSTPKSKLMHTPSRSAAEPSVSGIASTAKNEKQELSESEGTSSDSNASVREETSLGVQPEIIGTPYEQIVKGPQNRIKSKSRSKKKTEDEETIATYGPIPRGDSNLFKGMSFILTCAPLETIDRYQVDNKDYSSDTGTENEEDWVKKAFIRDRLTKQIEAGGGKVYTDFNEIPQGEYKSTKLITNVPNTTAKTLLCLSVGIPVYNHNWIIRCCQEGKIVNPAEDELPTGWSLDKQSYVEMFRRSSNKPLTQVVVIIPVVESERQFISFWRQICENIGAVVLLPDKPDPMEGFDDGTVVLTNRSCPSWAVERATELQIPLLSTTWVVQCLIEGKVCPYNSQIRYKYNYIQN from the exons ATGTCTGAAACTGGAATGAAAGGAAGCAGTGAGATGGAAAGCCAGGATACGTGCTCCGAGAGCTTGGAGCAATGTAAAAGCTTGAATAATACGGTGGGTAGTAGTACGAACGAGAGTCAGGATTTCCATCTCGTGGATCTTGACGAGGAAGGGTTTTCGGATAAATCAGTGGAGGTACCTAAAGAAACGCAAGCCGAAGATGTATCATCTTCATGCTTGTCGGATAAAACGGAGGCAATCAAGGGCGGGATAGAGGGGACGGTAGAGGTTGATAAGGGAACCGAGGCTGATGTAGGGAAAAAGAAGTTTTTGGGTGAAGAAGACGCACAAAAAGTAGAATCGTCCGCAGTAACAGAGAACGAAAGTGGAGCTGGCGATGCTGGCAATTCAGAAAATAAGAGCAAGCATtcggacgaggaggaggaaatAGTACAGTGCACACCACCGGAAGTATATTCGCCATCTAAAAAGCAGGCTCCTAGTACCCCTGCGACGTCACTGCTGAAACGTAAAGCAGGATCATTCGACGAGCCACCGACAAAGATTTTAAGAACTTTGTCTAGGGAGGATGCATCTGAGAAGAGAGAGCTTGAAGAAGAAGAGAGTTCTCACTCCTTCAAGTCTGAGGATTCGCATCAGGAGTTCCCTAAAAATTGTTCTGACAAAAGCATCATAATAGCAGAAACTCAGGACGCAGCGGAAGATGAGGATGTAGAAGCCACGCTAGAAAAGCATTCAAAGGACGAGGAGGAGATCAAGGATGGGAAGGTTTCTGAGTCGCAAATTAAAGATTATGAGATGGATAAGAATGAGAATTTTAATGATGCATCGAAAATGAATGATGCTATAACAAACAAAGAATCTAAAGAGAAGACTTGTGACATGAAAAATGTTCCACCTTCTAACGACAGCAGTTCTTCGCCAGTACAAACAGCGGAGAAGGACAGTACAGCTGCGTCTAAAGCAGTAACAGTCGAAGCAGCAAAGTCAgacataaataataagaattcaGACAGCTTAAAGCCAGCTGGGGATAAAGACACCAAAGTAGCGCACAGTGAGAAGACAGAAGATAAAGAAAATGGTATTGAATCTGCAAGACATACTGGTTCGGAGCAAAAAGGTACCGAAGCTCAAGAGACATCAATGCCTAAGAAGACGGCAAACGAGTCTCATTGTACTATGAACTCTACAAATACTTGTAAGTCGAGGAATAGCATAGAAGTTATATACGACCGGACAACAGTTCAGGAAGTTAAGTCTAAATGCAAAGAAATAGTCGAAATTGACGAGGACGGGGAGAAGATCGTACTAGATTCCTCTCAAGAAGACTCCGATTCGAAACCTGAGAATAAAAATGTTCTAGACAATACAAAGGCTGAAACCATATACAAAAGCTGCTACGATAGTAAAAGCAGCAGTGACTTTAGTTATAAATCACTAGAGCACACCAAAGAATCGTCCATTGACTCCATGAGATCCAGTAGCAAACTCGTGAATGGGAGTACCGAGTCGAAAAGATGCGACACTGATAGTACAGCTAGTTTGCAGTCCGACACATTTAGCGATATACCAGCTGTGCTCGAAAAAGCGGATAGCAATATTGCTACATTTGTACATAATGTAAACAAGCAACACAAACCAGTCGCCTCTGTGTCTAAGGATAATGATCATGCTGATTTGTTAAGCGTAAGCGACCAGGAGCCCGATGTTTATATAGTGGATGATAAGAATAAATCAAATCTGAATCACAGTAATTCTTTGGCGAAAGCTTTGCAAGTGGAGAAGGAAATTGgtatatatgttagaatgaagTGCTTACTGCACGTCGACGAAGGTACAAAAGAATTCCTCGGTAAAGAAATCACTGGTGTACAGTGCGAGCCTATCACAGAACCCACTTTAATACGGCAGAAGAATAACGACACTTCTACTTCGTTGGCAGACATATCCGGGAACGATAATAAAGATGCGTCCCCTGGATCGGTAAACAGCAATCCACAATTGTACCCGTTGAATCCTTCCTCTAGGCTCTCGTTCGCGTCAACGATCAGTTCTTTGAGTTCTGGATCCAGTGCGGCATCACTGGCAGCGAAGCTTGCAATGAGGGATAGTACGCATTTCTCATTGCCACGAGCACCTGCGAAGCATGCAAAGAAGCATGCTCAAGACTTGCAGTCATTTAATGATAAACAAGCAATGGACGAGGCATACGAACGTCTCACTAAAGAATGGCAGAATAGCCACCTTCTTACGACAACTATTCTGAACTTCGCGAACACAGAGCTTAGCGGAATCGATACACACAATATTAGCAATGAAAGGATAGACGACCAGCTACAGAAGATTCGCTCCTCTACGCCAGAGGTCCCGCAGGAAGTTCAGGCACAGACtcctaaaagtagcaaaaagagtaaagcaGTCAAGAGGCCGCGCAGCAAAAGCACTAAGCTGGATAATCAGGCTAATGGATTAAACAAGGATTCTGTGAAAATAATGAATCCTACGGAAAGCAGTAATACACCAAAtaggaagaaaaataaaatagaacatTCAGACAGTACCCCTGTCATTGTAGAACTTCCAAAGAAATCATTATCGCAAGCAGAGGATGACTTAATTGGGAACACTGTTTTCGCCAAATGGTCTGACAATAATTATTACCCTGGTACAGTTATTGATAAAGTAAAGGCGAAGTATAAAGTAAACTTCTACGATGGGAAAAGTAAAGTACTTATAGAAGACTTTGTTATAACAATACCACAAGTTTTAAAAGAAGGTCTGTCCGTGTATGCCACCACTAAATCCGATGACTATGGGTCATGTGGTATAATCACCAATGTCCAAACTGTAAATAACGAAGTGTATTATACAGTAGAAACAGACGAGGGGGAGAAATTGCAGGTTCAAGTGAAAGACATCTTTCTGTCTTCCGATCAGGCTCAGGTACTGAAAGAGGAGATCGGTTCGGAAACCAAAAGCGTCCCATCTACGCCGAAACATTTATCCCAAATCACCTTAGACAATATGGTGGATGGTAAGAGGCGTTCTAAACGAATCAGCACCCCTGTCTTCTCAACTCCCAAGAGCAAATTAATGCATACTCCGAGTAGAAGTGCAGCGGAGCCATCTGTTTCTGGTATCGCTTCTACGGCTAAGAACGAGAAGCAGGAACTTTCAGAAAGCGAAGGCACTTCGAGCGATTCAAATGCCTCTGTAAGAGAGGAAACATCGCTTGGTGTGCAACCGGAGATAATTGGTACTCCGTACGAGCAGATCGTGAAAGGGCCACAAAATCGAATTAAAAGTAAGTCTAGAAGCAAGAAGAAGACAGAGGACGAAGAGACCATTGCAACTTATGGCCCAATACCACGCGGAGATTCCAATCTGTTCAAGGGCATGTCCTTCATTCTCACTTGTGCACCGTTAGAAACTATTGATCGATACCAAGTCGACAACAAGGATTATAGTTCAGATACGGGAACGGAGAACGAAGAGGACTGGGTAAAGAAGGCtttcataagagacagattGACTAAACAGATAGAAGCTGGTGGTGGTAAAGTTTATACAGACTTCAATGAGATACCGCAAGGAGAGTACAAAAGTACGAAATTGATAACAAATGTGCCAAATACAACTGCGAAGACTCTGTTATGCCTCTCAGTGGGCATACCTGTGTACAATCACAATTGGATTATAAGGTGTTGTCAGGAG GGAAAAATCGTGAATCCGGCTGAGGATGAATTACCCACAGGATGGAGTTTGGACAAACAATCATACGTCGAGATGTTCCGAAGATCCAGCAACAAGCCATTGACCCAAGTTGTCGTAATAATTCCAGTTGTAGAGTCCGAGAGACAGTTCATCTCATTTTGGCGTCAAATATGCGAAAATATAGGTGCTGTGGTTTTACTACCCGACAAGCCAG ATCCGATGGAAGGGTTCGATGATGGAACAGTAGTTCTTACGAACAGATCCTGCCCATCCTGGGCCGTAGAAAGAGCCACCGAGCTACAGATTCCATTGCTCTCCACAACATGGGTGGTTCAGTGTTTGATAGAAGGCAAAGTATGTCCATACAATTCACAAATacgttataaatataattatatacaGAATTAG